The stretch of DNA ATATAAATTCGGTGAGTGGGAGAGATATTTCGCatgatgaattttcctcatgcAGAATATTGAAAGCTCAAGGAGGAGAGGATGTACCGCCTTTTGTGGcggaagaagcaaaaaagtCACTCAATCTACGGCATAACAATTAAACTAAATGATCTGTGTGGTTTTAGCaaattgagaataaatcaTCGTGACGTGTACGCAATGTGTAGAAAATACACAACAATATCACCATTAATCTTCTTACGGGTGTCAACAATATAcacattgaatattttctctctcttcggCTTCCTCCTCATTCATAAAATCCCCCACCACGCGCCACCATTCTCTTTCAAAACCCTAAAATGGGGATTTTCATGATTAGAACAAAATCCTCTATCTGCGCTACATCAGCACCAAATCATTCCCTCCAACTCCTCgtgcaattaaaaattaaggtACAGCTCATAAATCTCGCGAAATTCACTCGCGAATGAATACGTGAAAACGACCCAATTATCAACACCTCCATTTCTGATGGGAATCATTTGGTACCCACATACAAAATCCCGCGTGCTAAAATGTCACGTGAAAGGGAGTTGATTTATCTGCGGCGGAAACGTGAGCGCTACATCCGTAAACGGAAGTTAGAATTGAAACCCTCATCCAGCATCAGAACAAATATCGACTCGCGCGCGGTACGATGATGGGAAAATGTTAGGGAGAGACACCATATAGTGAAGACAATCCAAACACTGTGGTGGAGAGccacaaatatttattacacAAGATGTGCAGgaacaaataagaaaaagaatctctcTTGATATTCCTGGAAATGCGCTTTTCTTGTTTCCCACATGACTTGAGGCACTACGCTTTTCTACATAGATAAGATCACGATTAATAACCATGAGATGATGCTCTGAATTAACAAAGTTCGCTCTCAAAGGCAATTTATGAGCTgtggaatattaaaattaaataaaaataagaccgcataaaaaaagaaaaaaaataaacatcttCATTATGATGGAAaagatttacataaaattaattctttaatgtatgcaatttacaaataatttaatattaaatgcaagaaaaaatcttatttattcATAATCAGCATTTTGTTAAGTTGTACATTGTTGTTTATGTTGCTAATTGATTGTACTTTTAAGAATCATTTCACTGCAATGAATAGTGAAAAATCTGTTAGGGAAATCTATATTAAAATCTCCTCAGCATTATGATCTTCGAAAAGGactgtaaataaaattaatttgaatatgaaTCAAGAATAACAAAATGTTCTTGAGAattaaaatctgttttttgattatttatgAGCACTATTTTATGacttttgaaagatttttaatgagaaatttgaATGAAAGTTATTCCATTTTAGGGAATATCTTCGTTAGGTTAAAtacaattcaataaaaagtcTCTAATATAATCTAATCCCtaacaaatgatttttttgaaaggtATTACCCAAAAGAATAgagaaaacataaatattttctttctcagcatattttttgcttataaattttaatcataatcTCTAATTTATATGACACCTAACTCTGGTTACGACACATGTTCACAGACTCCTCTCGACAAGTTCATAATCTCCCGCATCTGATAGTGCATGATGGTGAGAAGATAGAGGAAgaagactaaaaaaaagaaaggtttGAGAAAGAAGAATGAAGATTCTTCGGAGCAAGGGCAAACATGGTGTTAAAATCCACATAGAGTGCTATGCACTGAGTTCTTTGTCATGTAAACAGTGCCTAAACTTAACTCTTTCACTTTATCCAATCTCCTCCTGGGAAGCATCCACATGTACCTTCATACATATGTATTCTCCCCGGAAGTGTTCCAAAGCTACGGGTATTTGTCTTAGCGGATATATGAGAAAGTCGTGGAGAAGATTTGGAGGAGCtttctcatttgaaattcCTCACATTTCAATTTGTAAGCAACTTGGATGGATGTCTTGTCGTTTTGTGAGTGATTTGGGGCTTTTTGTTGAACAGCAGCACGTCTTTCCATTTTATGGGagcttgagaatttatttttagcatcAATTTGCAGATAGTCCAATTCAATTGTCCACAAAAGAGCTATAATTGCAAGTTGTTCTCCTTTTTAGCCTCCAACAGCGTGTGCCTCAGGGCACGAGAGTGATGAAAAACTGGGAAAAATTCCGCGATactttgcgaaaaaaaatgtgtgtcaCGAATTCCCTGAGAAGCTCTTTTGTTCTCTCGCGTTTTCTGTGTAAATTCTTACATAAAACCTTACACTTGCAGGCAgattagatgaaaaaaataaatgaaggcTTCAACGAGAGCAATATCGTGaagtaattgaaatatttgtttcaAAGTCAAGTGGTTATTTATGAATGAGTTTATATAGTTATAtacttttttgtaattatctCATTAGAAACACGCGTCTTGTTGCTTTTTCTTGTATGCTCGCTCTAACATCATACACCGCAGCCCAACCTCTTTCATTTCATGTCGTCGAACAATGCGgatctttataatttttttcacaatacaTATTGCAGAAATTTACCATATATTATgatctttttgtgaaaaacttCAATATATCATTTATTGCCTTTTAtgtgtggaaaagaaaatcattacataaaaaaagaagagaattaaCATCAACATTAACAACAGAGAGTTCTTTTTCATTACATGAGGAATATGATCGTGTGCGTTTGTTGGCGCTGAAActtgtgaataaatttgaaatgatAATTGATATAATTGACTATATATGTTGTCAGTGAATGAAACAACCGCATGAAGAGTGCTGGAAGACAAGAAAACTTCTCTCGCAAATGTGTAATTTCATTTAGTAGCAATTAACCAAGTCAATTAAATAAGTGATCTAACTCTTGTGTCAAGACACaatgtggaaatttattgacgCCTCTCCCAGACCCTCGAGACGCCGCCACagtgaattttgcattaaatgcCAAAATTGAATTCCATCAGCCTTTCTTCATCAACAcgagattttcatttaaatcgcGCGGCTCCAGTTAATATTTCAGCGTGTCTGGCTGGCTCGAAAAAAGGGGAGGGAAATGTTCACCCACTCAGCTCTGCCATTGTTTGTGATTATATGGGTATAAAACATGCTGCAAAATGAATGGGAAGAGGTTTACGGGGAATGTACGGAAacatatgaaattttcaatgaattcccAATCAAGTTGATTTGGGACCGGAAAAGCGGTGTTATACCTGTTTCCCGCGGGAGGGaaaatcataataaattcattcgaAACGGGTTTAAGCACGTAATACTATgtgtttcattttaattgattctaATGCTACACTTAATCCTTGTATTTAACCAAACCCGGTTTACCATAGGAGAATTATTAGCAATTATCGTGCAATTCTCAGACTTTAGCACATTATTGTAAGATCACACTGTGGTgagttagaagaaaaatagtttttaactTAGGTATAGATTAAGTCAGCTAAATGGTGTCCCATTTGCAATGAatcatattttaattgaatggaatttttctcatattgaatgcatatgataaaattatgtataattttatgtttagctgtgtgtaaataatttccttaGAAGTATATAATTTCTCTGGGACTGGgacttttgagaaattatgcCGGATATTCATTAAATCATAAATGCGCTAATGAGGTGAACTCATGAGCGGTTTAACCTAATGCCCCGATAAGACAAACCAAAATCCACAACCTAATACGTCTTATACCAATATATAGTCTGTAATTGCTAAATTTCTAATAACATCTCCAACAAGAAATTgtatttgagagagaaaacaaCTCGAAATTGggtaaaaacaaataaatgttACGTAAACAAAACGAAATTAAAGAAGCAACAAGAAAACCAGTCAACCCTTCGTCAAGATTTAAACGCATCTCAAGCGAAAAAtctaatatgtatgtagattTTCAACCGTAAACAATACTTTTGAAATTCCTTCttaaaataagacatttttttctgaataaattttcaccaaattttCAGCGCTCTCCCAAAAACACCACAACGTCGTATTATCTAACAACCTGTCGGTAATTCATCACTTTCTCTTGCACCTCAAGACGCCTCTAGCTCTAtgatcatatttttttctcggtTGATGTTGCCCCAAAATGAAGCATTTGGCCAAAATTCATGAATTCTTTTCGAACTCATCCACACGCAAGAAAGGCATGAAAGTAGAAGAAACCTACATTCCCAAAGTAAGCAAAACATTTAGCATTTTTATATATGCCGCGCAAGTTACTAATTAACACATTGTACGTTTTAGTGAGTAACTCAGGTGACGCGattcatcttctttttatacTTACATTCTTGGAGCTGTGAGAAAGTCCACTCTTGAGTGGTTGAacatgtttgtttttttccctGAGCCTATGATCAGAACAATTGTAGCATATCGGTGTGATTTATTGCGTCATTGCTCTGATTGGAGACCCAATTAGCCTTCCACTTGAGTGAATAATGCATGATCTCTGCTCCACTTGCCTTCTTTTTCGTCGTCGCGACGAACATACTCTCTCGATTTGCTCTAATTGCGTACATTTTTCCGCTCTTTGGCAGGTTGCGAAGACGAACCGCTGTGCCTCAAGTGTGGTCCCACGGGCTGCATGAAGTGCCCAAAATACATTGCCATCGACAGCAGGAGCTGCGTTTCCGAGTGTGCACGCGGCTACAGCCCTCAGTGGTCCACAATTCCCGAATTTATGGGCCAAATCTGTAGACCCACAGGGTTTCCCAGTCCCATCCTGGAGGCAACTGTTGGAATCTTCGTGGGTTGCATCCTCTGTGCGGCAATCATTGCTGTGGCCCTGTACACAATTCGTCGCAGGAAGAGACGAAAATGCCTGCAGGAGGCTCTCATTGATGATACAATCGAGAAAGCGGAATTCCTCAAGCAATTGGACGAGCTCAGACCTAATGCTGAGTACTTCCTGGCAATGCTCAACGACACACGACGACAAATTCGAAAACTCCACCTCGCTGGGGATACCACAGGAGCAACAGCTTACTGCCAGATAGTCAGAGATCTGGCTAAAATCCTCCTACTAATCAACAAACCCGTAGATTTGCTCAATGGGCCTCCACATGACTGGAATCGTCTCTCCTCATGGGCCGTCAGAATCCTGGAAAGGTATGAAATTGCAACTTACATGCATACCCTCTCTATTATAATGTAGTCTAATAGAGAAACTAAAGggaaactttatttaattttccatccatttgGAAACTTCTCAGActgaaaattaaagtcaatcaGAGAAAACTTTCTGCGTAGTACTTGCCAATGTATATTTAATAGTGCTTAATCAAGTGCCTAATGAatggaaatttcaagaaaCTTGCAAACAAGGGGCATAACACTAATCGCTTTTACGGTGCACGCAAGATAGCATAGTTTTTTTGCAACATGCGcaattgtttttaataaaattctattcttaatattttttatattaaaatgaaaagcattttaaaataaaattattttttttaaatataaaaattattctaaagaCTAaactttatattaaaaaattgcaagaaaataatatttcaagaaaCATTGTAGGTAATGAGCCCCTTTCCACGGGCTCTCTTCAAAATTAACGTCTTTTCAGTGCATAAACTTTTTGTTCGATTACAAATCTTCTTAACTTTGTTCAAATTCTGAATCATTaaccttaatttaatttattagcaCAACGAATAATTCACTGACTTTTCGCgtaaatttcacaaaagcCCCGACAAAGACAAAAAGGGAAATTAGCACTTTTGCATACAGATTGACGGGTAATTGcttcttgagaaattattattggAATGAATTATGCTAAAAACgggaaattaaattgcaaaattcatgcaaaagttCTCTCTACACACACACCATTATGAGAAATGAAGTGTTGGGATTCTGCACAATTCATTGTACCTACAGCGCACTTCTATATCCATCTTCCCCGTGTAAATTGGTTACATTCAAGTGAGAAGGGGGAGGGCTATTAAGAAGATTTATCTGGATTTTCAATCTTccaaacagatttttttttgttctttattcCTCCCCGCGGAGGGTTGAGTAAATACAAATTACAAATAGCACGAGACTCATCCGCACGGGGGCGATACGAAGGAAGCGAATTGTAATACCCTTTTATTTGTTGCCGCTTGCGTGGATGCTAATTTCGAGCGACTAATACATTAATAAAATGctccaattaaatttaattgatgctGAATTGGTGGATTTAATGTTGTATGTATGTGCTCTTTAACTTTCAGGTATAAACCACAAATTGCCCAGTTGATTGACTTCCTCCAGAGTCCAGCGGGCGATCCGAGGCTTGCCGAGTGCCAGCATCACACATTCAAGTCCACCACAACAACCTCAACCACCACCGCCAGTGATTCACCCAACCTGCAAATGCAGCACTTTGGCTCCCTAATCAGCCTCCATGACCTGGATGATGTTCAGGCGGCCGGAGATCCCTTTGAGAGTAACTTTAATAGCCTCAAACGTAGCTCAGATATCACTGGGAGCTCCCTGTGGCTCGAGGATGAATTCTTCAAGCTCGGACTGCGACCACAGGATGAGATAACGACTGAATTGTAGTGTGTGTATGCTTCAAGCTGGATGTATGTACCTCCGAGGATTTTCTCTTACACACACGTGGGACCAAAAAGTGCAACATTCTTGtacatttttaatgtgaaatttttcacacaacttGCTAGtcaataattcattttgtaatgttttatttttttttatgtacacTTAAGTAGATGTAAAAGATGCGCAAAATATCGTGAAAAAAAGTAtgataaatttgattaaaaactaTCAATCAATCAGAagtttataaattgaatttaaatgcaGACACATATGTCCATCCATTTCCGTGACAAATTTCCGATTACATCAACAAACACATCACATGAGTTTGCATGCCATATTTGTCActggaacttaaaaaaaaacaccgaTGTTTTTAAATGCGCTCCAACTATTGATTTATAGTTGCTGCTCTCTGTGGGTAAATTCCCAAGGGTGAAAAATATGACGAGAATCTCCTCATATGGGGGTGCGGCGGGAGCATGTGAATTTATGAGTAATACCGCGCT from Lutzomyia longipalpis isolate SR_M1_2022 chromosome 1, ASM2433408v1 encodes:
- the LOC129787451 gene encoding uncharacterized protein LOC129787451, with the translated sequence MEQIYRACQFVLISLLITCHIRAATGNLTLAYQAGCEDEPLCLKCGPTGCMKCPKYIAIDSRSCVSECARGYSPQWSTIPEFMGQICRPTGFPSPILEATVGIFVGCILCAAIIAVALYTIRRRKRRKCLQEALIDDTIEKAEFLKQLDELRPNAEYFLAMLNDTRRQIRKLHLAGDTTGATAYCQIVRDLAKILLLINKPVDLLNGPPHDWNRLSSWAVRILERYKPQIAQLIDFLQSPAGDPRLAECQHHTFKSTTTTSTTTASDSPNLQMQHFGSLISLHDLDDVQAAGDPFESNFNSLKRSSDITGSSLWLEDEFFKLGLRPQDEITTEL